The following coding sequences lie in one Crassostrea angulata isolate pt1a10 chromosome 10, ASM2561291v2, whole genome shotgun sequence genomic window:
- the LOC128164912 gene encoding protein outspread-like isoform X4 → MASKCRKFEPNIFNKSKCQACFGAKDAHSAEALHNNKVSRKVSKCGFLFVAPDFDFSNPLEKTKRWQRRFMRLYDDGELTYCVDEDPETIPQGIIDMNKCSAVNDAETVTSHPFSLEIVTPNKKYYIKGQSKEEYQWWHDVLQVFPGRLTKAKNRRFTMPIFSNKENVQPAPSRLPSASSITEPDSLMNGRFNVEKVKTKEQQFSTYRGVRNMKHKTDKHYQEGLRKSSSLHDLSSAEMEKDVTRDLGETRFLSRSGDRLDSVSGSSEAYKSNVARVLSDSNYINNPYFTIPRRTWQTLAANYHPASSSVSPASVSTAASSNSSPPQQNQVTGIPALRRGSLDDKTIPVSNKPKNASERARLHRERSTSLKDFSTQLSLAKQEGSGRTSLTGLDRMTSRSDSQSVGRQGGHTEYESRNNETDEHKMAKSSELQAASRTNSSPVISGTPSQSSRYEDLMYMKKGWLIKQGSSEKDWKKHWFVLTGNSLRYYKDAKAEETNTLDGRIDLSGCYDITEVNVGRNYGFRIKGIGPSTSNGEYVLSAMTSGIRNNWMKAIRLVMDLQQSGGSKNNSGDSEQSSGEDLDINLSNSGRLSLSPDSRSSTESPQLLKKDQTLKNIRRHYSDVSPGNVGKMLSVKEVLPNLNLESITLPPSLTGGSLSSSRESSVEKEDVKINPIIITEASSPESDSLSLSASSLPLRRFVEGSDHITAESEASTSESRSLGLSSESRKEEAEKQRRAKSPSARVKDKSRVRSPRLHSPQDTDEEHLEHSSDRVDGLNPSVNSLHDNKSGSREEAPVGALVELLETEVDTLKDRLDEKHKELVKMQESNQDLKSRLQTVGREKDISQVTTMRRQVKEARDTVQKQKAEIENLRTKLNMSVSKLTGTEKALSEALRDLKQEKDKFMKMSAEWNKKIRNLELQLKESSAKVESQQEMMKIKENEIKRLETDLKANLQKIREYEREILKLKASEMEYKQLKGKMDEGIRKLAELRNELKEKDQNMKKLKGEYEQQISEMDQEFSRERDDMEQHMEAMKKQFLEAQRQSGIPENIAHLIAEKDEIIAQLEEKLIENDKRYGELSDDFQAEVVDNEEFQSKLEQSQRDKEIVEKKLQELEKLQRKATMEKDRLEKENKAFKKSLDDLKRENSELSAAINSDKQTMSSLEKEKSTIESKLQKGAIHDETTQKLIGYIMTVDSEMKEVVEIVLKSKKGLEGNAAAKKSESLSLQDIIKLVSDVEKRCKRVHGIIKESLSSSSNGGVKDTDLPQKLSKVDKLTNDLEEAYAQCEETKMKEKEMEVKLNIMTTQYQQQIDTLNARIDQLSNKSGVSAKASAKRKSEGTKTPVELSDEIEKQLNELEERINYVDIVLKSQDSVESFSANDEQESSSEEEDSDGFSSSDEKDSEDEVDAQETSQSSAADNQLILSKLREMKTQLETTNHRIKDITGDLTNQSPSSVNDSTDVDDDLRKRLQKYEEKIDSLTLRLTDKVRMVNSGTEIFDASSDSTLAFKQCLKHLKEKLQDINNNIAARESLDAKGLRTVHTKLMHLSQYIGELQKFERSDFNIMSKMSRHEVRAAAMMGEREKTSRRGRLSLEDKMNVYADRLSVEAIILGQMAYMIQRHQMGCLSRDVLMKEIQGVNSIILEMERRIDNSTRELSNSDQERDPDLVSSYAEMLAEKIVLEGQLASCVMADDHHHTDDTAILSSLNITDNPSILAVEVFLRSQVDSNVHEKLSKSVREMDELTGHIISRSLIQGEVSYALQKLKARFNTHVESEELKDLLQRERKFLCEQLQDRSQCLYKSVTDYQTLVLSCINCHINLSSGHIRDSLSSILVGKFHKHISSMREQLEKVDSTEQERIKHVILALEEDCQIAQSQIESCDGSVNNESGELNLVPPEPLVGEWTDIMILRSVVRGTITHINNLYSTGHLAISDMLGNSHDSDMNELSMHLGSMLEKEAASKQTMAAELKTHVVGSSPRMERILELVDIIPDFCAFDPENLNDYAKNLVREAMYQTQVTYTSYKTRLNHEKEMRDLKIKLEAGQKVDLLCETSRETENDIRQSLSVFEEILETKFEDECEVLSILDKQMKQFQHVAAGLLSGPDAKQFEQELNAFAASLEHELSVVQERHDIHLDVLRQEISTICLRLEKITEEHDQEKITLSTEYEEKIQTMQDELDCIKIDHEDELEQVRQDILTAVSAIKANEEQSEEQLADQVKVLNRQLTSQKENFVAALEQLQKSLTVTGSNDTLAQKLEEQIEHLQSSGTLHPDQLHICPVSPIPTSPPPIREIEEPLDENSDECSENRCVANALDKSSHDYELQLLKKEKEEALAEEVKTTKAALDAMRKAYEEDLEEEKEKYRVALKTMFTDDYVDEIKKRHENELSKVQEELSQVSMHYDSRREDYKLLEDKLDSTKREYESHINQLIKSNEQLNNLVNEEINKLKDFIQNRTMATVPGNATIEEELYDAQIMVRVKDAELQKLRSQVKNLENNLERTTEEQRQSMTQYLQMFRKYTELQNKIKQETSAKEKDESKDKNRQLRRTPSFHHRARSPSPSQQNPTKKDEHQSRDSHKRRCHLDVKDLKRSKSSPSLPFVFDGRLPFGQGKHRDSLGSSKYSKSKTKASNV, encoded by the exons atgGCTTCGAAGTGTCGCAAGTTCGAACCCAACATTTTCAACAAATCGAAATGCCAGGCCTGTTTTGGTGCAAAGGATGCCCATTCTGCTGAGGCTTTACATAACAATAAg GTGTCCCGTAAGGTCTCCAAATGTGGCTTCCTCTTCGTGGCGCCAGACTTTGACTTCAGCAATCCACTGGAAAAAACCAAG AGGTGGCAAAGAAGATTCATGCGATTGTATGACGATGGAGAACTGACGTATTGTGTTGACGAGGAT CCGGAAACCATTCCACAAGGGATCATTGATATGAATAAATGTTCTGCTGTCAATGATGCAGAAACCGTAACTTCTCATCCCTTCTCTCTGGAAATTGTGACGCCAAACAAGAAATACTATATCAAGGGCCAGTCTAAGGAGGAATATCAGTG GTGGCATGATGTTCTACAAGTATTCCCTGGCCGTCTCACCAAGGCCAAGAATCGAAGATTTACCATGCCTATTTTTAGCAACAAAGAAAATGTCCAG CCTGCACCATCTAGGTTACCTAGTGCAAGCTCGATCACTGAACCTGATTCCTTAATGAACGGAAGGTTTAACGTGGAGAAAGTGAAAACAAAAGAACAACAGTTCTCCACGTACCGAGGTGTCCGAAACATGAAACACAAGACAGACAAACATTATCAGGAAGGTCTCCGAAAAAGCAGTAGTTTACATGATCTGTCTTCGGCAGAAATGGAGAAAGATGTAACAAGAGACTTGGGGGAGACTCGGTTCCTGAGTCGTTCCGGTGACCGTTTAGATAGCGTAAGTGGTTCTAGCGAAGCATACAAGTCGAATGTTGCACGTGTCCTGTCCGATTCTAATTATATCAATAATCCTTACTTTACAATACCTCGACGAACATGGCAAACCTTGGCTGCTAATTATCACCCCGCATCATCCTCTGTTTCCCCTGCTTCTGTGTCTACTGCTGCATCTTCAAATTCTTCCCCTCCCCAGCAAAATCAAGTGACCGGCATCCCCGCCCTGCGTCGAGGGTCCTTGGATGACAAGACAATCCCTGTCAGCAACAAGCCAAAGAATGCTAGCGAGCGGGCCAGACTTCACAGGGAACGGTCAACCAGTCTCAAAGACTTCTCCACCCAGCTCTCACTGGCCAAACAGGAAGGAAGCGGTCGGACATCTTTGACGGGGCTGGACAGAATGACATCACGGAGCGACTCCCAATCTGTAGGCAGACAGGGCGGTCACACAGAATATGAGTCCCGCAATAATGAGACGGATGAGCATAAG ATGGCCAAATCCTCGGAGCTGCAGGCTGCCAGTAGAACAAATTCTTCACCTGTAATTAGTGGAACCCCGAGCCAGTCCTCGCGATACGAG GATTTGATGTACATGAAGAAAGGCTGGCTAATCAAGCAAGGCTCATCGGAGAAG GATTGGAAGAAACACTGGTTTGTGTTGACTGGGAATTCCTTACGATACTATAAGGATGCCAAGGCTGAGGAAACGAACACACTGGACGGCCGAATAGATTTGTCCGGTTGTTATGACATCACAGAGGTCAATGTTGGCAGAAACTATGGATTCAGGATCAAG GGTATTGGTCCATCA acaAGCAATGGAGAGTATGTTCTCTCTGCTATGACCTCTGGCATCCGCAATAATTGGATGAAGGCAATACGACTTGTTATGGATTTACAGCAGTCTGGCGGATCCAAAAACAATTCAGGAGATAGTGAACAAAGCTCAGGGGAGGATCTAGATATAAACTTGTCTAACAGTGGACGTTTGAGTTTATCTCCTGACAGTCGCAGCAGCACAGAAAGTCCACAACTATTAAAAAAGGATCAGACCTTGAAAAACATACGTCGCCACTATTCGGATGTGAGCCCGGGCAATGTGGGCAAAATGCtatctgtgaaagaagtgcTTCCCAATCTGAACTTGGAAAGTATTACTCTACCTCCATCATTGACTGGAGGTTCTTTATCCTCCAGTCGAGAAAGTTCAGTAGAGAAAGAGGATGTGAAAATAAACCCAATTATAATCACGGAGGCCTCTTCCCCAGAATCGGACTCTCTTTCGTTAAGTGCAAGTAGTCTGCCACTGAGACGGTTCGTGGAGGGAAGCGACCACATCACCGCTGAATCAGAAGCCTCTACCTCAGAAAGTAGGTCACTAGGACTCAGTAGTGAAAGTAGGAAAGAGGAGGCGGAAAAACAGAGAAGAGCCAAGTCCCCCAGTGCAAGGGTCAAGGACAAGTCTCGTGTCCGATCTCCACGGTTACATTCCCCACAAGACACGGATGAAGAGCATCTCGAGCATTCCTCCGATAGAGTGGATGGGTTAAACCCT agtGTGAATAGTCTCCATGACAACAAGTCAGGTAGTCGGGAGGAGGCCCCGGTTGGAGCCCTGGTTGAACTCCTGGAAACAGAG GTTGATACCTTGAAAGATCGGCTTGATGAAAAGCACAAAGAACTTGTCAAAATGCAGGAATCCAATCAAGACCTGAAATCTCGTCTGCAGACGGTTGGGAGAGAAAAGGATATATCCCAG GTGACAACAATGAGGAGACAGGTGAAAGAGGCCAGAGATACAGTACAGAAACAGAAAGCCGAAATAGAAAACCTCAGAACCAAGCTTAACATGTCTGTCTCAAAACTTACGGGAACAGAAAAAGCTTTGTCAGAGGCCTTGCGAGATCTCAAGCAGGAAAAGgacaaattcatgaaaatgtcCGCCGAGTGGAACAAGAAGATTCGCAATCTTGAACTGCAGCTTAAAGAATCGAGTGCCAAAGTTGAGAGTCAACAGgaaatgatgaaaatcaaaGAGAATGAGATTAAACGTCTGGAGACGGATTTGAAAGCCAATCTTCAGAAGATTCGGGAATACGAGAGGGagattttaaaactgaaagCATCGGAGATGGAATACAAGCAGTTGAAAGGAAAAATGGATGAAGGGATTAGAAAACTGGCTGAACTAAGGAATGAACTGAAAGAAAAGGACCAGAATATGAAGAAACTCAAAGGTGAATATGAGCAGCAGATAAGTGAAATGGATCAGGAGTTTTCTAGGGAGCGTGATGATATGGAGCAACATATGGAGGCAATGAAGAAACAGTTCTTGGAGGCCCAGAGGCAGTCAGGGATCCCAGAAAACATTGCACACCTCATCGCAGAAAAGGATGAAATCATAGCTCAGTTAGAGGAAAAACtgattgaaaatgataaaaggtATGGAGAACTGAGCGACGACTTCCAAGCTGAGGTCGTCGACAATGAAGAGTTTCAATCAAAGTTGGAGCAGAGTCAGAGAGACAAGGAAATAGTGGAGAAGAAATTGCAGGAGCTGGAGAAATTGCAGAGGAAAGCAACCATGGAGAAAGATAGGTTAGAAAAGGAGAACAAAGCCTTCAAGAAAAGTCTGGATGATCTTAAGAGGGAAAATTCAGAACTGAGTGCTGCAATCAATTCAGACAAGCAAACCATGTCCTCACTGGAGAAAGAAAAGAGTACTATAGAGTCCAAATTACAGAAAGGAGCTATCCATGATGAAACTACCCAAAAACTGATTGGATATATAATGACAGTGGATTCAGAAATGAAAGAAGTTGTTGAGATTGTTCTTAAATCTAAAAAGGGACTTGAAGGAAATGCTGCAGCTAAGAAGAGTGAGTCACTCTCATTGCAAGATATAATCAAGCTTGTCTCTGATGTTGAAAAAAGGTGCAAGAGAGTTCATGGCATCATAAAAGAATCATTGTCATCCTCATCTAATGGAGGAGTGAAAGACACAGACTTACCGCAGAAATTATCAAAAGTGGATAAGTTAACCAATGATCTGGAAGAAGCCTATGCACAGTGTGAGGAAACTAAAATGAAGGAGAAAGAGATGGAGGTCAAACTGAACATCATGACGACTCAGTATCAGCAGCAGATTGATACACTCAATGCCAGGATCGATCAGCTCTCCAACAAGTCTGGAGTCTCTGCAAAGGCATCAGCAAAAAGGAAAAGTGAAGGCACAAAAACTCCTGTAGAACTCTCCGACGAGATAGAAAAACAGCTGAACGAGTTGGAAGAAAGAATAAACTATGTGGATATTGTTCTCAAAAGTCAAGACAGTGTGGAATCTTTTTCAGCCAATGATGAGCAGGAGAGTTCATCAGAGGAGGAAGATTCAGATGGTTTTTCGAGTTCTGACGAGAAGGACTCCGAGGATGAAGTGGATGCTCAGGAAACCAGTCAGTCATCTGCTGCAGACAACCAACTCATTCTAAGCAAACTGAGAGAAATGAAAACACAGCTGGAGACCACAAACCACAGGATAAAGGACATCACTGGAGATCTGACGAACCAGTCTCCTAGCTCTGTGAACGACTCCACTGATGTGGATGACGATCTGAGGAAGAGGCTGCAGAAGTATGAAGAGAAGATTGACAGTCTTACACTCAGACTGACAGATAAGGTTAGGATGGTCAACTCTGGAACAGAGATCTTTGATGCCTCCTCTGACAGCACTCTAGCTTTCAAACAGTGCCTGAAACACTTGAAAGAGAAGCTACAAGACATCAATAATAACATTGCTGCTAGAGAGTCCCTAGATGCTAAAGGATTGAGAACAGTTCATACCAAACTCATGCACCTGTCACAGTATATTGGAGAGCTGCAAAAGTTTGAGAGAAGCGATTTCAACATAATGAGTAAAATGTCTCGACATGAGGTACGAGCAGCAGCTATGATGGGGGAAAGAGAGAAAACATCAAGACGAGGCAGGTTGTCGCTGGAGGACAAGATGAATGTGTATGCAGACAGACTCTCAGTGGAGGCCATCATTTTAGGCCAAATGGCATACATGATCCAGAGACATCAGATGGGTTGCTTGAGCAGGGATGTTCTGATGAAGGAAATCCAGGGAGTCAATAGTATAATTTTAGAAATGGAGAGACGTATTGATAATTCAACTAGAGAGCTGAGTAATTCCGACCAGGAGCGAGATCCTGATCTTGTCTCTTCTTATGCTGAAATGCTGGCGGAGAAAATAGTGCTAGAGGGACAACTAGCTTCATGTGTTATGGCTGACGATCATCACCATACAGATGATACGGCTATCTTGTCTTCCCTCAATATCACTGACAATCCGTCGATCCTTGCAGTCGAAGTGTTCCTCAGATCCCAAGTTGATTCAAATGTTCATGAAAAACTGAGCAAGTCTGTGAGAGAAATGGATGAACTTACAGGTCACATCATCAGTAGGTCTCTCATCCAAGGAGAAGTTAGCTATGCCCTACAAAAGCTCAAAGCAAGATTCAACACCCATGTGGAATCTGAAGAACTGAAAGATCTTCTGCAGAGGGAGAGAAAATTCCTCTGTGAGCAGCTTCAAGATAGGTCCCAGTGTTTGTACAAGTCTGTAACAGACTACCAAACCTTAGTTCTTTCATGTATAAACTGTCACATCAACCTCTCATCTGGCCACATCAGGGATTCACTTAGTTCCATATTGGTAGGAAAGTTCCATAAACACATATCAAGTATGCGAGAGCAGTTAGAAAAAGTGGACAGCACTGAGCAAGAAAGAATCAAACATGTGATATTAGCATTAGAAGAGGATTGTCAAATTGCACAGAGTCAAATAGAAAGTTGTGATGGAAGTGTGAACAATGAAAGTGGTGAGCTGAATCTTGTCCCCCCAGAACCTCTGGTAGGGGAATGGACTGATATTATGATTCTTCGCTCTGTTGTGAGAGGAACTATAACCCATATCAACAACTTGTACAGTACAGGACATTTGGCAATCAGTGATATGCTTGGCAATAGCCATGATTCTGACATGAATGAGTTGTCTATGCATTTGGGAAGTATGCTGGAGAAAGAAGCTGCTTCCAAGCAGACGATGGCTGCAGAGCTGAAGACACATGTAGTAGGTAGTTCACCAAGGATGGAGAGAATTTTGGAGCTTGTAGATATCATTCCTGATTTCTGTGCATTTGATCCAGAAAATCTGAATGATTATGCCAAGAATTTGGTGCGGGAGGCAATGTATCAAACCCAGGTGACATACACCAGCTACAAGACCCGGCTTAACCATGAAAAAGAAATGAGGgacttgaaaattaaattagagGCTGGTCAAAAGGTGGACCTACTGTGTGAAACCAGCAGGGAGACGGAGAACGACATCAGGCAATCTCTGTCTGTGTTTGAGGAAATCTTGGAGACCAAGTTTGAGGATGAATGTGAAGTATTAAGCATTCTTGACAAGCAAATGAAACAGTTCCAGCATGTGGCTGCTGGTCTTTTGTCAGGCCCAGACGCCAAACAGTTTGAACAAGAGCTGAATGCTTTTGCTGCCAGTTTGGAGCATGAGCTCTCGGTGGTACAAGAGCGCCATGATATCCACTTGGATGTTCTTCGTCAAGAAATCAGCACCATTTGTCTCAGGCTGGAGAAAATCACAGAAGAGCACGACCAGGAGAAGATAACTCTCTCCACGGAATATGAAGAGAAGATCCAGACCATGCAGGATGAGCTGGACTGTATTAAGATTGATCACGAGGATGAGCTTGAGCAGGTCAGACAGGACATTCTTACAGCAGTTAGTGCCATCAAGGCCAATGAGGAACAGTCTGAGGAGCAGCTAGCAGACCAAGTCAAGGTCCTCAACAGGCAACTCACCTCACAGAAAGAAAACTTTGTG GCTGCACTAGAACAACTCCAGAAATCCCTCACAGTGACCGGATCAAATGATACTCTGGCTCAGAAACTGGAGGAGCAGATAGAGCACCTCCAGTCATCTGGAACACTCCATCCAGATCAGCTCCACATCTGTCCTGTGTCTCCTATACCTACCTCACCCCCACCTATTAGGGAGATTGAGGAACCACTGGATGAAAACTCTGATGAG TGCAGTGAAAATAGATGTGTTGCTAATGCCTTGGACAAGTCTTCTCATGACTATGAACTTCAACTGCTGAAGAAGGAGAAAGAAGAAGCTTTGGCAGAGGAGGTCAAAACTACCAAAGCTG CCTTAGATGCAATGAGAAAAGCTTACGAAGAGGATCTGGAGGAAGAAAAGGAGAAATACCGAGTGGCTCTGAAGACCATGTTTACTGATGATTAcgtagatgaaataaaaaagcggCATGA AAATGAGTTATCAAAGGTTCAAGAGGAGCTATCCCAGGTGTCAATGCATTATGACAGTCGCCGGGAGGATTATAAACTGCTGGAGGATAAGTTGGACTCCACCAAGCGAGAGTATGAAAGTCATATCAACCAGCTGATTAAAAG CAATGAGCAGTTAAACAACCTTGTTAATGAGGAGATCAATAAGCTGAAGGACTTCATCCAGAACAGAACCATGGCCACTGTTCCCGGCAATGCCACCATTGAAGAGGAACTGTATGATGCCCAG ATCATGGTCCGAGTGAAGGATGCTGAGTTACAGAAACTGAGGTCTCAAGTCAAGAACCTGGAAAACAACCTAGAAAGAACAACTGAG GAACAGAGACAGAGTATGACTCAGTACCTGCAGATGTTCAGGAAATATACAGAGCTACAGAACAAAATCAAACAGGAAACATCTGCCAAAGAGAAGGATGAATCCAAAGACAAGAACAGACAACTCCGACGAA ctcCCTCATTCCACCATAGAGCTCGTAGTCCAAGCCCAAGTCAACAAAACCCAACAAAAAAGGATGAGCACCAAAGCCGAGACTCTCACAAGCGCCGGTGTCACCTTGATGTTAAAG atctgAAAAGATCCAAGAGTAGTCCCTCCCTGCCGTTTGTCTTTGATGGCCGTCTTCCCTTTGGACAAGGCAAGCACAGAGATTCCCTTGGATCCTCCAAGTATTCCAAATCCAAAACCAAGGCCTCCAATGTCTAA